The Cyclopterus lumpus isolate fCycLum1 chromosome 18, fCycLum1.pri, whole genome shotgun sequence nucleotide sequence CACCCACCGATACAGAAAAAGTCCAACAGCCAAAACCATTGACTTTTCTTTAGCCTTACCATTAACAGGCTACTTTCAACTTCAGTCAGTTTGGATTTAAAGCATGTTTGGCTCTTAAAAAACATTCTTAAAATATGACCAATTCCATCTCTGAAATAAAGGAAAATGTTAGCAAACGTAAACATATCCAAAGGTGAGTCAACAGTGGGGTTCTCTTGAAACATCTATTGTGTAGTAAACTTACATGTTTTTAGTTGTAGTCCATTGGTGGAAGAAGAAATCAGATGCTGTAAAAGTAATAATAGTATAAAAATACTCACATGgtaaagtcctgcatttaaagTTTTACTCTGGTAAAATGACACACATATTACcagcaaaatattttttagGTTTCAAGAGTAAACATGCTTTATATGCTAAATGGTTCCCGTTATAAAATGAGATGATTAACAGCATTTTACAGCAGGAGATGTTAACCATGTTATGTCATGTAATCTACACGACTACTGTATGCATCTTAAGTCAATTACACATTTGATGGGGTTTCTTAAAGGGAAAttagtgtctttttttattttattcatgaagTATCAATTGCGACAGTATATGCTGTACTTGCAAGCAGTCCCTTGATTGATCATACATTTCACTTGTAATACTCAAATAGTCAGCAAATGGTAAAGTAATGGCTTCTCATATCAAGCTAACATTTTGCAGATGGTGCTGTAGATTTGAAACTATTCGAAAACTAATTCCTACCACACTACAGCCCTGACAGTCAGGCATCATCTATGCACTAACCTCCTTGCAGCAGTAGAGGGAGCACGTCTGACAGCCTGGTGGGACTTGCTTCCGCATTGAAAACGTGGTTGTGCAGTCTTTGCAACACTGATCGTTCTCAATGTGAGCCAGAGGAGGGAGCCAGCTGGTCAATAATGAATCCTTTGTATAGTCATGATATTGCAAGGCACATGGTGAACAAAGTGATTTACTGTCACATTCTTCTATGTATGTCAAACATGGCCTGCATGCAGttttttcagtttattaaaatgtcttaacACAGAACATGGTTTTGATGCCATAAGGATACTGCAGATGTGGCATCAATCCTTGCTTCTCAGCTTGACTGATGGTTTTTCTCTGCTGTACCTGCCAAAAAGACATGATGGCAAAGAAGTATGTTCATGCTGGTAGCAGCATAACACTAAGCTGCCTGACTACACATGCATGTAGTATTTCAACATCACTATGTAGGAAATGTAAGTTTAGTTTAAGTACTCAAGAATAAACAGTCCCACAGTCCACCATGTtggttcagtgtttttatttaaaacaaaaaggcagtACAAAGTGTCATGATGTCGTGAGTGGTCAGTCATTGCATTTAATAAACACTACATCAGAATGAGTTTCTGCAATCATAGCACAGGTATCGAGGCGTGATTGAACCACTGTCTAGGTTTCACTTCTACTTCTTTAAATGTATGAAGACAAAACGCAAAACCCCCCGGTGAAACATATCTCAGCACCGTGTGCAAATAACACAACACTGCTTGACGGGTACAATGGATATGTATGGCTCTCGGAGGCTCAGACATTAACACTGTGTAGCGTTCTTACATCATTATAGGGCCATTACCACCGAGCAAACTTGTTTCCTTCCCTTGGGCCCTACTAACTAAAGCTGACCGGCTAAATCTATTGTGTAACAAGCTGAAGGCATCCGAGTCCACGGAGACAAGATTGATCCCAACTTACCTACAACAcctagttagctaacgttaaacTTCAAGTAATCAAACGATTTCATGGTAAAAGCAGCTGCTAAAACAGCTTATTGACTAAACGACAAGCTTATCTCTTCAATAACCGACTAATGGGTCCAACTTCAAAAACGACGAAGAGTCAAGACCATTGAAATAACGATACTTACCGGCAAAGTTCCTCCAGTTTAAACCCTATCGCGTTAAACATtacaattataaacattataactGTTAACACGCACGCAGCCGCTTCTTATTTAAGCTTGACGTTTTCGGAAAATACGCAGCTGTGTGGTCAGTCAAGTGAGCCAACAAGAATATCCCAGACTCCATTTTTCTCGTTCACAACAAGGGGCATATCGTCAAACACCCGCCATGTTGGGTGCTCCTGGAGCCCAACAACGCCAGCTAAAATACCCCTTATTCTTGTCCCAAAATGCAACGTTATAAAGCAGGACACGCCGTCATTGCTACACCATGCCCGGCAACTAATGTCACGCTACACTAAGACCCGTAAAACCAGGGCTTTACTCAGCTAATAACGACAATAACTAGCTAGCTAGGTAGGTTGCTGGGAGGAAGCTAGCTGGTCGTTTTGTCCCGTAACATTCATTACAAGGCGACGCCGTCCGGCTAATTTACTTTACCGTGACATGAAGACATCTTCTGGGCACAACAGCACATGAACATGGTCTATGTTGCATTGAAAGCTCACGGAACTCCACCAGACAAACCGCAGCAGACACACGGTCGTCGTCGGGAAAGTAGTCGTTTGCTAAGTTAAGCTAACGAAATCAGCAGCTACGATGCTGAGAGAGAAGAAACTGAGTAAtttgtaattaaaaatgtattcatttggcTCGTAAATTACTAGTAGAAATCATACttattaaatgtaaatttaTGACCGATTAAATACACACTGAACTGACGATACAAAGGAATGTTATTTAGCTTTAACCGCCAAAACGACAGTATTTGAGACCGCTTTCGAATCGCGGCCTTCGacaattttttacattttaacaaaaaaaaaaaaaaaaaacataataactgaacacaatttaaaaataaattacacatCGAACATGTTCGTGTAAAAAATTCACaaagtttgttaaaaaaaacaatgttgaattAACACTTAAGGCTTCCCCCATAATTTACTGAAGGGCGTACGGGAAATCCAGACCCCTAGCCGGGCATCACTCCCAGGCGAGTCCGAGGCTTGCAACAAAGTCCCAGAGATAGAAAAATTCAGAGGACGAAAAACCGACACGtcgatgtgtttttaaagaagcTCAAAAATAATCCATGATGCAGTGTTTCGAGATGAAAATATCATGTATTTTGACTATTTTCCCAGTTTTCTCAAAGGTCTTAACAGGCCTCAGCCCTGAGCCTCTTTTCTTAGAGCCCAGGCTGATCTACAGCGAGACGAACGGGAGgacagagattttttttaatttttgctCTGAGGGAAGAATTTCACATCGGACACATTCGGCAAACATCGGAGGAAGGGCGGGTTTTGTTGAAATTATTCTAAGAGGGTTCATTTCTTCATAGCCATTGGTCATCTATGTTGTACTCCTCAATATTAATAAGAACACGGACGAATCGATAggattttaattgaatattcaTATTTTGCATGCAAAGCATACGCAGCACCGCCTACACTGTTTTAATAAAGCCAATCGGAGTGAGTTTATATTAAACCAACACCCGCCTATGACTCTGatttgttaaaaacataaacGTGCTCTCTAATTGGCTAAACGTGAGactaaattaattattcatacagCTGTCTTGAATGGCCAATGAGCGTTTTACTACAGAGATCCATGTCCCACCCTCCGAAGAGTCAGTCCCTGTTTTTCTGAGTCGGCAACCCCGTAGTATGTACTCAGTCTATATAAAGAAGCGTTGAACCGCTTCACGTTCAGAAGCGCTCAGAGCGCTCCAGAGTGTAGACCTAAAAAGGGAAGGCAGCAGCCGGTAGACGTTATACTTAGGACCTAAACACAAGTAACTTGGTTATAAAGGCTAACAACAGCAGAGGTCCCTGGGATATCGCCTTCGGAGACTTTCCGGTCACCGTTGGCGGACTGACCAGAGTCGTGGTGGCAATTTAAAGGCTGTTCCTGCTCACAAAGCGGCGTGCCGAGGAAGGACGCGTCTCTTTCAATACACAGGATGCACGGACCGCCCTCCGGCGACAGCGCATGCCCATTGCGCACGATCAAGAGAGTTCAGTTCGGCATCATCAGCCCAGATGAGCTTGTAGGTTTTCTTTTTAGGGGGGAGTTGGGTATTTTAATAATTATCGGACAGATCACACATCACGTATACAGTTTCTTGACTAATCTTGTAGCTACACATATTAGACAAAGACACGGTTCTGTTTACAACGGGAAATGCTCGATGTTAGCCTAgcctagctaactagctgtGACAAGCTGGTGTAGCTTGTGCTAACTAGCATGTTGCAGGAAGTTTGAAAAACTAAGCACAACATTCTCAAAAACGGATCCATGCGATCACATGAATTAAACCCCCTTTTTATTTACGCAAAGTACCCGATAGGCCCAccagtaattacattttttgctTAATTTATAGCTTTTCGTTATGGACACAGTTAGCTTGTTTTGTTACAATCTCGTTGAATTGTAGTTGGTCTGTTTATTCACAATAAATGTATACAAGGGTACGTgcagcatgttttctttaactCAGGATTTAATCATTATTGGTTTGAATGATAGTTTATGTAATTATGTGTAACGTTTCACATAACATGAAAGTTAATGTTTAGATTACTGCATTTTCAAACTCCGCTATCATTGTACATGCTTTGTCTCGATCTGAATGAATGTTTAGCACTGAATATTGGATGATGGTTTATTTAAACCgtttacatacatttacattgtaTTGCTGAAGATGGAAGAATGTATGTTTAAGACTGACACGTATGCAGGAGACGGTAGATGCTCAACTGTCTATGATTGCGTGTAGATATAAATATTCACATGACCAATGTATTTCTCCCCAGAAACGGATGTCCGTTACAGAAGGGGGAATCAAGTACCCCGAAACAACAGAAGGTGGACGCCCTAAACTTGGTGGCCTTATGGACCCAAGACAAGGGGTCATAGAACGAACTGGAAGATGTCAGACATGTGCAGGTATAATGTCCCGTTAACATTTCATGTTGAATATGTTATTGATCAGTTTGATGTTGTTCTTATTTGATGGCATTACTTAATgttataaactttttttttggttcaggCAACATGACGGAGTGCCCTGGCCACTTTGGGCACATAGAACTGGCAAAGCCAGTTTTCCACGTTGGCTTCGTAACAAAGATAATGAAGGTTCTTcgatgtgtttgtttcttctgttCAAAGCTGTTGGTGGATTCGGTGAGTACAATCAGCATATTGCCAtagatgatgataataatccaCTGACATTTGATCATAAAAGTTTAATTTCAGTCTTGTTTATGGCTTATTTTGATGTTGAACTGGGTCCTATTGCTGTTATTTACAGACCAATCCAAAGATCAAAGATATCCTGATAAAATCGAAAGGGCAGCCCAGGAAACGTTTGACACACGTGTACGAGCTGTGCAAAGGAAAAAATATttgtgaaggaggagaggagatggacaACAAATTTGGAATGGAACagcaggagactgaagaggacaTTACCAAGGAGaaggtatatggatgtattctttTTGTCACCGTAAATGGGCATTTCGGCGCTCAACATTCACAGCACTGCCCGACTTATTTCTTTCTCACACTTTTCTGTCACTCCCCACAATGTGACTTACGCAGGGCCACGGTGGATGTGGGCGCTACCAGCCACGCATCAGACGCTCCGGCTTGGAGCTGTATGCTGAGTGGAAGCACGTTAATGAGGATtcgcaagaaaagaaaatcctgcTGAACCCCGAGCGCGTGCACGAGATCTTTAAGCGCATCTCGGATGAAGAGGACGTCATCTTGGGCATGGACCCCAAGTTTGCCCGACCAGAATGGATGATTGTCACTGTGTTGCCCGTGCCTCCACTGGCTGTCAGGCCTGCTGTAGTTATGCAGGGCTCCGCTCGAAACCAGGTACAGTAATTTGACCCCAGGCTGTTGTTACACTGCATGTTTTGTTCCTACATGTTTCGAAGTTGTGTAAAAATTAGATCTATACcgtacaacaataacaacaaattgCCAATTAACTCTGTTTTAAAGGATGACTTGACCCACAAGCTGGCCGACATCGTCAAAATCAACAACCAGCTGAGAAGAAACGAGCAGAGTGGCGCCGCAGCGCACGTCATAGCTGAAGATGTCAAACTGCTCCAGTTTCATGTTGCGACCATGATTGACAACGAATTGCCAGGCCTACCAAGGGTCTGTATTCACTTACCTGTTGCCTTAAATGTAGAGTTAGAGTTGTACCCAGTACAGAATTAAATGGAACATAGTCTGAAATACACTTAACGTGAGCCCAGTCCCACAGTTTTCCGTGAAACATTTTTTAACCGTATTTATTATAGTGCTTAATTTCAATTAATTTTTCTTTCAGGCAATGCAAAAGTCTGGTCGCCCTCTCAAATCCTTAAAACAGCGTCTAAAGGGGAAGGAGGGGCGAGTCCGAGGTAACCTCATGGGCAAGCGTGTGGACTTCTCTGCACGAACTGTCATCACCCCAGACCCCATGCTGCAAATCGACCAAGTGGGCGTACCACGATCCATTGCGGCCAATATGACCTTTCCAGAAATAGTCACACCCTTTAATATTGACAGGTACTGCGAACTAGTCAGCTGATTCCACTTTATGTGACGTGTAAAAATTTCTTCGTGAAATTTGACGCCGGCTAATTAATTCTGACGACAATCTTAGATTACAAGAGCTGGTGCGAAGAGGCAACAGCCAGTACCCGGGAGCCAAATACATCATTCGTGACAATGGAGACAGAATTGACCTGCGATTCCACCCAAAACCAAGTGACCTTCACCTGCAAATTGGCTACAAGGCAAGATTGAAATACTTATATGCATCTCTAgaactacttctactactaaaACTATCTTTTGTTCGATGAcgatttgaaatatatatttatactaaCTTAAACTGATGTTTTTCTCGGTTTTAGGTGGAAAGACACATGTGTGACGGTGACATCGTCATCTTTAACAGACAACCTACACTTCATAAAATGTCCATGATGGGGCACAGGGTGCGGATTCTGCCATGGTCCACGTTTCGACTCAACCTCAGGTACCAAATCAATACAACATATAGCATGCTTTTATACTGACATAAGGATTTTCGGACTGTTACATTATTCCTGACTGAAAGGAGCTATCTATGTGGTTAAGCAGTTCTAACATCCCGTCCTCTGGTCTCCCTCCAGTGTCACCACTCCATACAATGCTGACTTTGACGGGGATGAGATGAACCTCCACCTGCCTCAATCCCTCGAGACGAGGGCAGAGATTCAGGAGCTGGCCATGGTGCCGCGTATGATCGTCACACCCCAGTCCAACAGGCCCGTCATGGGTATCGTGCAGGACACCCTCACGGCCGTCCGCAAGTTCACCAAACGAGATGTCTTCTTAGAGCGGGTAAGGGATAGTGACGGGGTCACCAGCCGCTGTTTTGTTCTTTCTTGAACGGGTCTTAACACTGTGCCTTTCTCTACCACAGGGGGAAGTGATGAacctcctcatgttcctctccaCTTGGGACGGGAAAGTGCCTCAGCCGGCTATCATCAAGCCCCGTCCTATGTGGACAGGCAAGCAGATCTTCAGCCTAATCATTCCCGGACACATCAACGTGATccgcacacacagcacacatccGGACGAGGAAGACAGTGGCCCTTACAAGCACATCTCACCTGGGGACACCAAGGTACATGTCCCCCCCCCTTAATCGTGCAGAGATTCAACAACGGGAATGACTGACAATGCAAGTGACACCACGTTCAACTCCTGTCACACACAGGTCGTAGTGGAGAACGGCGAGTTGATCATGGGAATCCTGTGTAAGAAATCTCTGGGAACCTCAGCCGGCTCCCTCGTCCACATCTCCTACCTGGAGATGGGCCACGACATCACCAGACTCTTCTActccaacattcagactgtggTCAACAACTGGCTGCTCATCGAGGGTAAGCaaaattgatatatatattttttttcttctctttttataatctttttccttttgttttgtctaAATATTTATGAGTTTCCTCTTGATTTTTTCTTCAGGTCATTCCATTGGTATTGGTGACTCTATTGCTGATGCCAAGACCTACCTTGACATCCAGAACACCatcaagaaagccaaacagGATGTGATAGAAGTAAGCTCAACACATTTCACGCACACAATTCACAGAATTACTGAAATGGGGTTATTTATCAACATAGGTCTACCTGTTTTTAGCAGAAATCCCAAATAGAAAAGTTTACATATTTCCTTTGCCTTTTGTCTGCCAGGTCATCGAGAAAGCCCACAACAACGAGCTGGAGCCGACCCCCGGTAACACACTGAGGCAGACCTTTGAGAACCAGGTGAATCGTATCCTCAACGATGCTCGTGACAAAACGGGATCCTCAGCCCAGAAGTCTCTGTCTGAATACAACAACTTCAAGTCCATGGTGGTGGCTGGTTCTAAGGGATCAAAGATTAACATCTCACAGGTAAAGGAATCCATCTAACGCTCATTAACTCTTAATGGTTTAATGATGGcttgtattatatttaatatcacCGTACCGCTCATCTTACCTCCTTATTCAGGTTATTGCCGTGGTGGGGCAGCAGAACGTGGAGGGTAAACGAATCCCCTTTGGCTTCAAACACCGCACGCTGCCTCACTTCATCAAGGATGATTACGGTCCTGAGAGTAGAGGCTTTGTGGAGAACTCCTACCTGGCTGGCCTGACTCCAACAGAGTTCTTCTTCCACGCCATGGGAGGCAGAGAGGGTCTTATCGATACAGCTGTCAAGACTGCTGAGACTGGTGAGTCCATGCAGCTGGGTgggaaattatgaataaataatactcTGTTTATAAGTTATTACTAGACTGGCAGTCTCaacatgcatttaaatgtacttCCCCCACGGCAACGACATCATTTGTAGTTTCTAGCGTGGTAAATCTGTTCTAACTCACCAGGTTACATCCAGCGGCGTCTGATCAAGTCTATGGAGTCGGTGATGGTGAAGTACGACGGCACGGTGCGTAACTCCATCAACCAGGTGGTTCAGTTGCGTTACGGTGAGGACGGCCTGGCAGGAGAGAACGTTGAGTTCCAAAACGTGGTGACACTCAAACCCTCGCACAAGGCCTTTGAAAAGAAGTAAGTCACACAGCCATATACTCTGATAATTAGagtattgtgttttgtttgacgGTTTCTTTTTGCTGAATGATGTCCAACCTCAATGGCCAAACCACCTTAATTTATTGAGACTTTTCTTTAAATTTAACATCACTTACCAGTATCTTGTATGAATGTGTGATCACTGGAAGGGAGTTTTATTCCCAAAGTTCCCAATGTTGCTGCATACATTTACTTAATCTTCAGTCTTTTCTCATTCCTAATCCGCCTAGGTTCAGGTTTGATTGCACCAATGAGCGAGCGCTGAGGCGGATACTGCAGGAGGACGTCGTGAAAGACGTGCTGACCAATGCCCATGTGCAGGGATCCCTGGAAAAGGAATTTGACAAGatgaaggaggacagagaggtcCTCCGAGCCATTTTCCCCACCGGGGACAGCAAGGTGGGTGCTCACATTGGTAGAAGTGCCTCCACTCTTTAGTAGTCTCTTGGTCTGCCACGTAAAATCAAAAATATTCATGAGCTGCAATGTTTCTCCTCGCCTGCAGGTGGTGCTGCCATGCAACCTGGCCAGGATGATCTGGAACGCTCAGAAGATCTTCCGTATCAACATTCGAACCCCAACAGACCTCAATCCTCTCAGGGTGGTCGAGGGTAAGCTAAAAAACCTCTACCAATAATATATCACCGCTCGTTGTGTATCTGTCCTCTTGGTCACTGTATCTGTTAACTCTTACAGGCAAATTGCTCCTCAGACAGTTCCTTCTTATGTTTTAGTGACAGGATGTTGTGTGTGGAAGACGCACTGGCTGTAGAATTAGAACTAGGAGGTCGTGGCCTGGCCTCAGGTGGCCCTTAAAGCCACGTAAAGCCGCCTGGTGAATCCCTGCATGTTGCATAACAAGTAGAACAGTTCTAAGTCCTAGTTTCTCTCTTGGCCAGAGAGATAAAGGAGACCTCTTATAGCATCACAGTAGGAAGCACTGCATTTTATAGCGTACAATGTTCTGGAAGTACAAAACTACACCAGAACGCCTCATAAATGTCAATACGGGGCTGTGAGGCATCGAcgacacacaaatgaaaaactGTCTATCTCTACGTGTATTTGAAAATCTCCAGGTCTTCAGGATCTGAGTAAGAAGCTGGTGATTGTGAATGGTGAAGACCCGCTCAGTCGACAGGCGCAGCAGAACGCCACTCTGCTCTTCAACATCCACCTGCGTGCCACACTCTGCTCTAAGCGCATGACCGAGGAGTTCCGCCTTTCCACAGAGGCTTACGACTGGCTGCTGGGGGAGATTGAGACCAAATTCAACCAGTCCATCGTAAGTTCAGCACATTGTGGTATTTCCTAGTTGTGAGATCTCGACTAAACCGTTTAACGTGGAACTCTGAAGCcacgttgtttcttttcttgatCGATCTCATGCCCTCCTTCGTTCTCAGGCTCACCCGGGTGAAATGGTTGGTGCTCTGGCTGCTCAGTCTCTGGGAGAGCCGGCCACCCAGATGACCCTGAACACTTTCCACTACGCCGGTGTGTCGGCCAAGAACGTGACGCTCGGTGTGCCTCGACTAAAGGAGTTGATCAACATCTCCAAGAGGCCCAAAACGCCCTCGCTGACGGTGTTCCTGTTGGGTCAGGCCGCCCGCGATGCTGAGAGGGCCAAGGACATCCTCTGTCGGCTGGAGCACACCACGCTGCgaaaggtgagaggaggacAGTTATTGGCTGCAGCCCTTCTCAGCTCGCCCAAATGAATTCATCCTCATTTAAAAGCGGCAACTAAAAGTTTGCCTCCTTACTTAGGTGACGGCCAACACCGCCATCTACTACGACCCCAACCCCCAAAACACTGTGGTGGCCGAGGACCAGGAGTGGGTGAACGTCTACTACGAGATGCCCGACTTTGACGTGACGCGCATTTCCCCCTGGCTGCTGCGCATCGAGCTCGACCGCAAGCACATGACCGATCGCAAACTGACTATGGAGCAGATCGCAGAGAAGATCAACGCAGGTGGGTTGGGCACACAAAATCACTAGTTTTTAACGGGAGGAAGGTGGTTTTCTCCTGACGacgggtttatttatttattttttattcaaggttTTGGAGATGACCTGAACTGTATTTTCAATGACGACAACGCAGAGAAGCTCGTTCTGCGAATCAGAATCATGAACAGTGATGAGAATAAGTTCCAAGAGGTGAGTGTcgatattatatttgttattacCCCCTGGTCAATATTTATCATGAATACCTGTATTTTCCCTGTCCAggatgaggaggtggtggaTAAAATGGATGATGACGTGTTCTTGAGGTGCATCGAATCCAACATGCTGACAGACATGACCCTACAAGGCATTGAGCAGATCAGCAAGGTAAcggagtgaacacacacacactaacggtAGTTTTCTGCTACATGGAGAACCTCTTAGCAGTAACAAAAGAGAGACACCTGTCTGTGGCTAAGTCAACAGTCCCACTCTTCTCCCCCAGGTGTACATGCACTTGCCCCAGACTGACAATAAGAAGAAGATCATCATCACGGAGGAAGGTGAGTTCAAGGCCCTGCAGGAGTGGATCCTCGAGACAGACGGCGTGAGCCTCATGAGGGTCCTCAGCGAGAAGGACGTAGATCCCGTCAGGACCACCTCCAACGACATTGTGGAGATCTTCACGGTACGAAAGCACAAAACCCAGCTTTGTCTCGTCTGTCGAATTTCAGCAGATCAAGACACATATTTACGTTCTCCCCCctctgcgtctctctctcttgtgtagGTCTTGGGAATTGAGGCAGTGCGAAAGGCTCTGGAGAGGGAGTTGAACCACGTCATCTCCTTTGACGGCTCCTATGTCAACTACCGTCACTTGGCCCTGCTGTGTGACACCATGACCTGCCGCGGTCACCTGATGGCCATCACGCGTCACGGCATCAACCGTCAAGACACAGGACCACTCATGAAGTGTTCCTTTGAGGAGACGGTGAGAGAATTAACTGACAACTATACTTCCCTCAACTACTGCTGAttggaag carries:
- the polr2a gene encoding DNA-directed RNA polymerase II subunit RPB1, producing the protein MHGPPSGDSACPLRTIKRVQFGIISPDELKRMSVTEGGIKYPETTEGGRPKLGGLMDPRQGVIERTGRCQTCAGNMTECPGHFGHIELAKPVFHVGFVTKIMKVLRCVCFFCSKLLVDSTNPKIKDILIKSKGQPRKRLTHVYELCKGKNICEGGEEMDNKFGMEQQETEEDITKEKGHGGCGRYQPRIRRSGLELYAEWKHVNEDSQEKKILLNPERVHEIFKRISDEEDVILGMDPKFARPEWMIVTVLPVPPLAVRPAVVMQGSARNQDDLTHKLADIVKINNQLRRNEQSGAAAHVIAEDVKLLQFHVATMIDNELPGLPRAMQKSGRPLKSLKQRLKGKEGRVRGNLMGKRVDFSARTVITPDPMLQIDQVGVPRSIAANMTFPEIVTPFNIDRLQELVRRGNSQYPGAKYIIRDNGDRIDLRFHPKPSDLHLQIGYKVERHMCDGDIVIFNRQPTLHKMSMMGHRVRILPWSTFRLNLSVTTPYNADFDGDEMNLHLPQSLETRAEIQELAMVPRMIVTPQSNRPVMGIVQDTLTAVRKFTKRDVFLERGEVMNLLMFLSTWDGKVPQPAIIKPRPMWTGKQIFSLIIPGHINVIRTHSTHPDEEDSGPYKHISPGDTKVVVENGELIMGILCKKSLGTSAGSLVHISYLEMGHDITRLFYSNIQTVVNNWLLIEGHSIGIGDSIADAKTYLDIQNTIKKAKQDVIEVIEKAHNNELEPTPGNTLRQTFENQVNRILNDARDKTGSSAQKSLSEYNNFKSMVVAGSKGSKINISQVIAVVGQQNVEGKRIPFGFKHRTLPHFIKDDYGPESRGFVENSYLAGLTPTEFFFHAMGGREGLIDTAVKTAETGYIQRRLIKSMESVMVKYDGTVRNSINQVVQLRYGEDGLAGENVEFQNVVTLKPSHKAFEKKFRFDCTNERALRRILQEDVVKDVLTNAHVQGSLEKEFDKMKEDREVLRAIFPTGDSKVVLPCNLARMIWNAQKIFRINIRTPTDLNPLRVVEGLQDLSKKLVIVNGEDPLSRQAQQNATLLFNIHLRATLCSKRMTEEFRLSTEAYDWLLGEIETKFNQSIAHPGEMVGALAAQSLGEPATQMTLNTFHYAGVSAKNVTLGVPRLKELINISKRPKTPSLTVFLLGQAARDAERAKDILCRLEHTTLRKVTANTAIYYDPNPQNTVVAEDQEWVNVYYEMPDFDVTRISPWLLRIELDRKHMTDRKLTMEQIAEKINAGFGDDLNCIFNDDNAEKLVLRIRIMNSDENKFQEDEEVVDKMDDDVFLRCIESNMLTDMTLQGIEQISKVYMHLPQTDNKKKIIITEEGEFKALQEWILETDGVSLMRVLSEKDVDPVRTTSNDIVEIFTVLGIEAVRKALERELNHVISFDGSYVNYRHLALLCDTMTCRGHLMAITRHGINRQDTGPLMKCSFEETVDVLMEASSHAESDPMKGVSENIMLGQLAPAGTGCFDLLLDAEKCKYGMEIPTNIPGISVAGPSGMFFGTVPSPMSGMSPAMTPWNTGATPAYGAWSPSVGSGMTPGAAGFSPSAASDASGFSPGYSPAWSPTPGSPGSPGPASPYIPSPGGAMSPNYSPTSPAYEPRSPGGYTPQSPGYSPTSPSYSPTSPSYSPTSPNYSPTSPSYSPTSPSYSPTSPSYSPTSPSYSPTSPSYSPTSPSYSPTSPSYSPTSPSYSPTSPSYSPTSPSYSPTSPSYSPTSPSYSPTSPSYSPTSPSYSPTSPSYSPTSPSYSPTSPNYTPTSPSYSPTSPSYSPTSPSYSPTSPNYTPTSPNYSPTSPSYSPTSPSYSPSSPRFTPQSPTYTPSSPSYSPSSPSYSPTSPKYTPTSPSYSPSSPEYTPTSPKYSPTSPKYSPTSPKYSPTSPTYSPTTPKYSPTSPTYSPTSPTYTPTSPKYSPTSPTYSPTSPKYSPTSPTYSPTSPKGSTYSPTSPGYSPTSPTYSPAISPDDSDEENN